From a single Lewinella sp. LCG006 genomic region:
- the miaA gene encoding tRNA (adenosine(37)-N6)-dimethylallyltransferase MiaA: MEEQQKYLIVVGGPTAAGKTGMAIALAKHFSTEIISADSRQFYREMKIGNARPSDEELSQVKHHFIADRDLSLPLSAGAFAREALKLLEELYQTQDYAVLVGGSGLFIRALTEGLDEFPAVPEAIRIQVSELFTTAGIAGLQSALLLADPDYYEEVDQQNPSRLQRALEVCWSTGKPYSSFRKGQGNGRSFVPIYLQPSWSREELYRRINLRVSYMVAAGLEEEARQLAPQQKLPALQTVGYQEWWPYFEGEKSKEEVVELIQQNSRRYAKRQLTWNRKDGYWKHIPQGDLHSALAYIQLVTQEGFSLEALPKEEEHDLFHHKENRKRLSIKSLATKEIAGIADLYVLKDWAFVKCWLASSASHLAKTILLHEACHRSEKAVVYLRDGYLPEDFMMANGWVLVPNEALPAVLKNKLPAAEFWQWERGDTI; the protein is encoded by the coding sequence ACGGGTATGGCAATCGCTTTGGCCAAGCATTTTTCAACGGAGATTATTTCTGCCGACAGCCGCCAGTTTTATCGGGAGATGAAAATTGGTAATGCTCGCCCTAGTGACGAAGAATTGTCCCAGGTAAAGCACCACTTTATCGCTGACCGGGATTTGTCGCTCCCCCTGAGCGCAGGAGCTTTTGCCCGAGAAGCACTGAAGTTGTTGGAGGAGCTTTACCAAACCCAAGACTATGCGGTATTGGTAGGAGGTTCTGGGCTTTTTATTCGTGCGCTGACGGAAGGTTTAGACGAGTTTCCGGCAGTTCCTGAAGCGATAAGAATCCAAGTCAGTGAACTCTTTACTACAGCAGGTATAGCTGGGCTACAATCCGCGCTGTTGCTGGCGGATCCAGATTATTATGAGGAAGTGGACCAACAAAACCCTTCCCGCCTGCAACGCGCTTTGGAAGTTTGCTGGTCGACGGGGAAACCCTATTCCAGCTTTAGGAAAGGGCAAGGAAATGGACGGTCATTTGTACCTATTTATTTGCAACCTTCGTGGTCACGGGAAGAATTGTACCGACGGATCAACTTGCGAGTGTCGTACATGGTGGCCGCAGGTTTAGAGGAGGAAGCCCGACAATTAGCGCCCCAACAAAAGCTTCCTGCCTTGCAGACGGTGGGTTACCAAGAGTGGTGGCCGTATTTCGAAGGAGAGAAAAGCAAAGAAGAGGTGGTCGAACTCATCCAGCAAAATAGCCGCCGCTACGCAAAACGCCAATTGACCTGGAACCGGAAGGATGGTTACTGGAAGCATATTCCGCAGGGTGATTTGCATTCGGCTTTGGCCTACATTCAACTAGTGACCCAGGAAGGATTTTCGCTGGAGGCCTTGCCTAAGGAGGAGGAGCATGACCTGTTCCATCATAAAGAAAATCGAAAGCGTCTTAGCATAAAATCGTTGGCTACCAAGGAGATAGCAGGCATTGCTGACTTGTATGTTCTAAAGGACTGGGCTTTCGTAAAGTGTTGGTTAGCGTCGTCGGCCTCTCATTTAGCAAAAACAATACTTCTGCACGAAGCTTGTCACCGGAGTGAAAAAGCAGTGGTTTATCTGCGGGATGGTTATTTGCCTGAAGACTTTATGATGGCCAATGGCTGGGTTTTGGTACCAAACGAAGCTTTACCTGCGGTATTAAAAAACAAACTACCAGCCGCTGAATTTTGGCAGTGGGAGCGGGGGGACACAATATAA